In the genome of Leptospira dzoumogneensis, one region contains:
- the ftsZ gene encoding cell division protein FtsZ — protein MLRFEEEEKSNPAIIKVLGIGGGGMNAVARMANSSLRGVEYVIMNTDEQVLKRSEIESKIALGSKTTRGMGAGGDPELGARAAEEDREKIASVIQGADMVFVTAGMGGGTGTGAAPIVAKIAKEQKCLVVGVVTIPFSFEGKRRMELAKRGIEQLRSYVDTLILVNNESIFQVVERDTPIDQAFRVIDDILLNAVRGISDIVNNPGIINVDFADVKAIMRDTGDAVMGVGEGYGENKVSEAVNFAIDNALLDSRSIAGATSLLINVTGGTDLTISDWNEVSQIITSQVDPNANIIIGLTEDSELEKRIRITVIATGFNKRAAGIGSVPKLQSQPQRKVVGLPEMEEPLQTFKTEPERISNDPEAYRALKSKSPSGNMKEDYDIPAFLRRGEKGRN, from the coding sequence ATGTTACGTTTCGAAGAAGAAGAAAAATCAAACCCTGCTATTATTAAAGTTTTAGGGATCGGCGGCGGCGGAATGAACGCAGTCGCAAGAATGGCGAATTCCAGCCTAAGAGGTGTGGAATACGTTATTATGAATACCGACGAACAGGTATTAAAACGTTCCGAGATAGAAAGTAAAATCGCATTAGGTTCCAAAACTACTAGAGGAATGGGTGCAGGGGGAGATCCTGAACTAGGCGCAAGAGCAGCGGAAGAAGACAGAGAAAAAATCGCATCCGTGATCCAAGGCGCAGACATGGTTTTTGTAACTGCAGGAATGGGAGGCGGAACCGGAACTGGCGCCGCACCTATCGTTGCAAAGATCGCAAAAGAGCAGAAATGCCTAGTAGTCGGTGTGGTCACTATTCCTTTTTCTTTCGAGGGAAAAAGAAGGATGGAACTCGCCAAAAGAGGTATAGAACAACTTCGTTCTTATGTAGATACATTAATTTTAGTGAATAATGAATCCATCTTTCAAGTTGTAGAAAGAGATACTCCTATCGACCAAGCATTCAGAGTGATAGATGATATTCTTTTGAACGCAGTAAGAGGGATCAGTGATATCGTAAACAATCCAGGTATCATCAACGTGGATTTCGCGGATGTAAAAGCGATCATGAGAGATACAGGTGACGCAGTCATGGGAGTGGGAGAAGGTTACGGAGAAAATAAAGTCTCCGAAGCCGTGAACTTTGCGATCGATAACGCTCTATTAGATTCCCGCTCCATCGCAGGTGCAACTTCTCTTTTGATCAATGTTACAGGTGGAACTGATCTAACTATTTCCGATTGGAATGAAGTATCTCAGATCATCACGTCTCAAGTGGATCCTAACGCGAACATCATCATCGGTTTAACTGAAGACTCTGAGCTGGAAAAAAGAATTCGTATCACAGTGATCGCAACCGGCTTTAATAAAAGAGCTGCAGGCATCGGATCTGTTCCTAAATTACAATCCCAACCTCAAAGGAAAGTGGTAGGACTTCCTGAAATGGAAGAACCCCTCCAGACTTTCAAAACGGAACCGGAAAGGATCAGCAATGACCCGGAAGCATACAGGGCGCTTAAATCCAAAAGCCCTTCCGGAAACATGAAAGAAGATTATGATATTCCTGCTTTTTTGAGAAGAGGAGAAAAAGGGAGAAATTAA
- a CDS encoding lipoprotein LipL41 encodes MRLTSVFLFCLFAVFITCQSVTVEYPKYPATKEGRDLKHFLNGVKTVAFALEPMGSEIWAHESNRSFVLMVPAKIYESFSEDSYFKILDLKDRSDVLDVKDISLEGIQKNRKKIGEILSADAVLYVSVKQPESQCYVEAKMDYLALGLAVLKVATAGKDRNRQYSRAASSLVNDPIVKPTGVRKVYIPIEANLIRIDSGETMKTILSKPSIIYNGVGDVSCPSMLPSLSTALDESISEIQRRLSPKVESEDISIFTEDENPEVEALLLEGYEEITGENPNFHRAKISWEKADLKAKGKSWAAKANLATYYFSEGDYQKAIQFYDEAIRLGGPEDDYLKELKELMAPPPIKEEATEEKN; translated from the coding sequence ATGCGGCTCACTTCAGTCTTTCTATTCTGTTTGTTCGCGGTTTTTATAACCTGCCAATCCGTAACCGTAGAATATCCAAAGTATCCTGCTACAAAAGAAGGAAGGGACTTGAAACATTTCTTAAATGGAGTGAAGACAGTCGCGTTTGCTTTGGAGCCGATGGGCTCGGAAATATGGGCCCATGAAAGTAATCGTTCTTTCGTGTTAATGGTCCCTGCAAAAATTTATGAGAGTTTTTCAGAAGATTCTTATTTTAAAATTTTGGATCTGAAAGATAGGTCGGATGTTCTGGATGTGAAAGATATTTCCTTAGAAGGAATACAAAAGAATAGAAAAAAGATCGGTGAAATATTGAGTGCGGATGCAGTCCTATATGTTTCCGTCAAACAGCCTGAATCCCAATGTTATGTAGAAGCTAAAATGGACTATCTCGCTCTTGGATTGGCGGTTTTGAAAGTAGCTACTGCAGGAAAGGATAGAAATCGACAGTATAGCAGAGCCGCTTCTTCTCTTGTAAATGATCCGATTGTAAAGCCTACTGGTGTCCGAAAAGTTTATATTCCTATCGAAGCGAATTTGATCCGGATAGATTCCGGAGAAACGATGAAGACTATCCTCAGTAAACCTTCTATCATTTATAATGGAGTAGGGGACGTTAGTTGTCCTAGTATGCTTCCTTCTCTTTCCACTGCGTTAGATGAGTCCATCTCCGAAATACAAAGAAGGCTTTCTCCTAAAGTTGAATCTGAAGATATTTCTATTTTTACGGAAGATGAAAATCCCGAAGTAGAAGCTCTTCTTTTAGAAGGATACGAAGAGATTACAGGAGAAAATCCGAATTTCCATAGAGCAAAAATTTCTTGGGAGAAAGCGGATCTAAAAGCAAAGGGAAAGTCCTGGGCGGCCAAAGCAAATTTAGCTACTTATTATTTTTCGGAAGGGGATTACCAAAAGGCGATCCAGTTTTATGATGAAGCGATCCGTTTAGGCGGCCCGGAAGATGATTATCTAAAGGAGCTGAAAGAATTGATGGCGCCTCCTCCGATAAAAGAAGAGGCAACCGAAGAGAAAAATTAA